The sequence AGAATCGAGTTTCGCCTGCGCCGCTTCTGCCGAGAGGCCTTCAAGCGCCGGGACTTCGCCCGTACTCGTGAAGGAGCCCGCAAAAATAGGCAGCACGATTTTATCTACGACAATTGCAAGAATTACAAGGCCGATTACCCAAACGATAATGGCCTTGACAATCACCGAGCTCTTAAGCCAGTGTAACAGTTTCTTGAGAAAGGATTTTACTTTGTCCATAATTACCGGAAAGTCGAAAAACTACCCCTTGGTAGCCTTTTCCTGCAGAGCGCCTTCGTCGAAGATGACGATGTCCTTGCCGGTCATGGCAATCGCGTTCGTCTTCACCAGCAAGGAGCAGATGCGGCTCACGGTCTCGCGGGTCGTACCCGACATGTCGGCCAGCTGCTGCTGGGTCGGGCGGTTGTGGATGACCGTCACCATGTTGCCGTTGTCGGTATGGATGCGCACGCCGCGTTCTTCCATGAGGTTCAAAAGCGTGCCCGCCACGCGCCCGCTCACGGACATCGTGGACAAGGACCCGATCTGGCGGTTCGCCTTGCGCAGGCGCTTGCTGAGTTCGCTCAGGAGACCCATCGCAATCTCGGGGGACTGGCGGATGAGCTTGAGGAAGGACTCGCGGTGGATGATGAGCATCTGCGCATCGGTCACGGTACGCACCGAGGCAGACCTCGGCTCGCCGTCGATGAGCGACATCTCACCGAAGAAGTCGCCACGTTCCAAGAAACTGAGAATCGTCTCGCGGCCGTCGACGCCGGTCATGTAGACCTGCACCGAGCCCGAAGCGATAAGGTACAGGGCCTGTACCGAATCGTCACCCTCGAGCACGACAGTCTCGTCGCGGTTGAAGTTCTGAGACACCACCAGATCGGCGAGCATCCCAATTTGCTCTTCGGTCAGTTCCGAGAAGAGCTCGACTCCTTTCAGCAGTCCAAGAATAGTGGCGTCCACCATATCCTTCCTCCTTTTTTAAAGTCCCAGCCCCTTAGCGAGGCCTTCATCTATGACGATGCTCTGGTCTCGCTTGGCTCCAATAGAAATCATACCAATTTTTACGTCGAGAAGTTCAGCCATGCGCTGCAAATATTTCTTTGCATTCTCCGGGAGCTCGTCGTAAGTGCGGCACTTGGTCGTGTCCTGCTTCCAGCCGGGGAGTTCCTCGTACACCGGAGTGCAGCGGCCAACCTTCGACAGCTGGTTCGGGATAAACTCGAGCTTTTCGCCGTCGCATTCGTAATGCGTGCAGATCTTCACCGTATCGAAGGTATCGAGCACGTCGAGCTTGGTGATGGCGAGGTGCGTAAGGCCGTTCACGACGGCTGCCTTGCGGACAACCGGAGCGTCGAACCAACCGCAGCGGCGGTTGCGGCCCGTGGTGGCACCGTATTCGTTACCGATCTTGCGGAGCGTGTCGCCCGTTTCGTCCAAAAGTTCCGTCGGGAAGGGGCCGTTGCCCAC is a genomic window of Fibrobacter sp. containing:
- a CDS encoding adenylosuccinate synthetase, which produces FTVMYDVPAIDPEVVIKDYLELGQKIKPFVTDVSEMLYKAVKAGKRLVFEGAQGTILDVDQGTYPFVTSSNTVAGYASCGAGVGPTALDEVWGVVKAYTTRVGNGPFPTELLDETGDTLRKIGNEYGATTGRNRRCGWFDAPVVRKAAVVNGLTHLAITKLDVLDTFDTVKICTHYECDGEKLEFIPNQLSKVGRCTPVYEELPGWKQDTTKCRTYDELPENAKKYLQRMAELLDVKIGMISIGAKRDQSIVIDEGLAKGLGL
- a CDS encoding Crp/Fnr family transcriptional regulator is translated as MVDATILGLLKGVELFSELTEEQIGMLADLVVSQNFNRDETVVLEGDDSVQALYLIASGSVQVYMTGVDGRETILSFLERGDFFGEMSLIDGEPRSASVRTVTDAQMLIIHRESFLKLIRQSPEIAMGLLSELSKRLRKANRQIGSLSTMSVSGRVAGTLLNLMEERGVRIHTDNGNMVTVIHNRPTQQQLADMSGTTRETVSRICSLLVKTNAIAMTGKDIVIFDEGALQEKATKG